In Brevibacterium zhoupengii, the following are encoded in one genomic region:
- a CDS encoding signal peptidase II, translating into MNDDATETRPRRRRMLGMLFGIAGIVLIVDQFTKFLAVRFLEGQEPVAVIGTLAGFNFYRNPGAALGLGSGVTWIFPLIAIAVFVAIIMLSRKLGSVAWAIGLGLLLGGLFGNLVDRLFRQPGFLHGAVVDFIDLSFFICNVADIAISAAAVTLVVVSLKGIELDGSDSKHEDTVGEDTHG; encoded by the coding sequence ATGAACGATGATGCCACTGAGACACGACCCCGGCGGCGCCGAATGCTCGGGATGTTGTTCGGCATTGCCGGGATCGTCCTCATCGTGGATCAGTTCACGAAGTTCCTCGCGGTCAGATTCCTCGAAGGACAAGAGCCTGTCGCTGTCATCGGCACTCTGGCAGGGTTCAACTTCTACCGGAACCCAGGCGCAGCACTCGGACTCGGTTCCGGTGTGACCTGGATCTTCCCCCTCATCGCAATTGCTGTGTTCGTCGCGATCATCATGTTGTCGAGGAAGTTGGGCTCCGTGGCCTGGGCCATCGGACTCGGTCTGCTCTTGGGGGGACTGTTCGGCAACCTCGTTGACCGGTTGTTCCGGCAGCCGGGATTTCTGCACGGCGCCGTCGTCGATTTCATCGACCTATCGTTTTTCATCTGCAATGTCGCTGACATTGCGATATCCGCAGCGGCTGTCACCCTCGTGGTGGTCAGCCTCAAAGGCATTGAACTGGACGGATCGGACTCGAAGCACGAGGACACGGTCGGAGAGGACACACATGGCTGA
- a CDS encoding DivIVA domain-containing protein, producing the protein MALTPEDVVNKRFQHVKFRDGYDQDEVDDFLDEVVVEIRRLYQENDELRQKLSTAEQRVKELDAGGASAAAPAQDIDATQAMPAAVPAPSSQKAAETPKQAQSPAAPAVPETTEQPSAPAVKEAAPSAQSPAAKESASAGNAAPAAAAGTAAGLGIGSGLGSGDGDAHGLIALAQRVHDEHVAEGERRRDELIRSAETEAKDIVGKAETKRDETLSTLETQKSTLERSIDQLSNFERQYRTRLKSYLNDQLRDLENSTSLAPETLDGNSFGSSSNHKL; encoded by the coding sequence ATGGCGCTCACGCCTGAAGACGTAGTAAACAAGCGGTTCCAGCATGTGAAGTTCCGCGACGGGTACGACCAGGATGAAGTCGACGATTTCCTCGATGAGGTAGTCGTAGAGATCCGCCGTCTCTACCAGGAGAACGACGAACTTCGTCAGAAGCTCTCCACCGCCGAACAGCGCGTCAAGGAACTCGACGCCGGCGGAGCATCTGCTGCCGCACCCGCTCAGGACATCGACGCCACTCAGGCAATGCCTGCCGCGGTGCCGGCTCCCTCCTCGCAGAAGGCTGCCGAAACGCCGAAGCAGGCGCAGTCCCCAGCAGCGCCTGCTGTCCCGGAGACCACCGAACAGCCTTCCGCACCTGCAGTCAAGGAAGCAGCACCTTCCGCTCAGTCTCCTGCAGCGAAAGAATCTGCTTCTGCCGGCAACGCAGCACCAGCTGCTGCAGCAGGCACAGCCGCTGGCCTCGGCATCGGTTCGGGCCTCGGCAGCGGAGACGGCGACGCCCACGGGCTCATCGCTTTGGCACAGCGCGTCCACGACGAGCATGTGGCAGAAGGCGAACGCCGCCGCGACGAACTCATCAGGTCCGCAGAGACCGAAGCCAAGGACATCGTCGGCAAGGCCGAGACCAAGCGCGATGAGACCCTGTCGACCCTGGAAACTCAGAAGTCGACCCTCGAGCGGTCCATCGATCAGCTCTCGAACTTCGAGCGTCAGTACCGCACGCGGCTCAAGAGCTACCTCAACGATCAGCTGCGCGACCTCGAGAACTCGACAAGTCTGGCGCCGGAGACCCTGGACGGGAACTCCTTCGGTTCGTCATCGAATCACAAGCTCTGA
- a CDS encoding YggT family protein codes for MAIIFYILGTALSLYVYVLLARVVLDLVQVFSREWKPAGFFLVLAEIVYTLTDPPLRLLRKVIPPLRLGQISLDLGFIVLLIGIQILASVLFNFSRVSA; via the coding sequence GTGGCCATCATCTTCTACATCCTCGGCACGGCACTCAGTCTTTACGTCTATGTTCTCCTGGCTCGAGTCGTCCTCGACCTCGTCCAGGTCTTCTCACGCGAATGGAAGCCTGCAGGTTTCTTCCTGGTTCTCGCCGAGATCGTGTACACACTGACCGATCCGCCGCTGCGCCTCCTGCGCAAGGTGATTCCACCACTGCGTCTGGGGCAGATCTCACTGGATCTGGGCTTCATCGTGCTGCTGATCGGAATCCAGATCCTCGCATCGGTTCTGTTCAACTTCTCGAGGGTGAGCGCCTGA
- a CDS encoding cell division protein SepF, producing the protein MSAIKKTLEYLGFVEEEDEPIERRDREVIDTYEEPVDDHVEEEEERPSAQVTPIHPSPIRPVDSPAPGISMNRIKTIHPRSYNDAMVIGAAFREGTPVIMNLSEMDENNSKRLVDFSAGLIFGLHGSIERVTNKVFLLTPEDIEVSGENESDPDTQASFFNQS; encoded by the coding sequence ATGTCAGCAATCAAGAAGACGCTGGAATACCTGGGTTTCGTCGAAGAAGAGGACGAGCCCATCGAACGTCGTGACCGCGAGGTCATCGACACCTACGAAGAGCCCGTCGACGATCATGTCGAGGAAGAAGAGGAACGTCCCTCCGCCCAGGTGACGCCGATCCATCCGTCACCGATTCGTCCAGTCGACTCTCCCGCGCCAGGAATTTCCATGAACCGCATTAAGACCATCCACCCACGCAGCTACAACGACGCGATGGTGATCGGTGCCGCGTTCCGTGAGGGAACCCCGGTGATCATGAACTTGTCTGAGATGGACGAGAACAACTCGAAGCGTCTCGTCGACTTCTCTGCCGGTCTGATCTTCGGCCTGCACGGCTCAATCGAACGCGTGACCAACAAGGTGTTTCTTCTCACCCCGGAGGACATCGAGGTCAGCGGCGAGAACGAGTCCGATCCGGACACGCAGGCGAGCTTCTTCAACCAGAGCTGA
- the pgeF gene encoding peptidoglycan editing factor PgeF: MLHSRFVVPGRVSAHVAFTDRHGGYSRGDLSSFNLARHVGDDDELVAANRAALAQVLGLRGERLSFVSQVHGTNVHTIESPEQLREAPTTADAQVTTHGGIGLAIMVADCTPIMLADPNAGVIGAIHAGRPGMAAGVVAETVTHMRDLGAANIHAIIGPSVCPRCYEVPAAMRDEVAALEPVAASVSVTGTPALDVAGAVAEQLRREDVHIDHFSRTCTRESEDLFSYRRHHSTGRFAGVVWLQEEIPTTHP, from the coding sequence ATGCTGCACTCGAGATTCGTCGTGCCCGGTAGGGTGAGCGCCCATGTGGCGTTCACCGACCGGCACGGCGGTTACTCGAGAGGAGACCTGTCATCGTTCAACCTGGCGCGACACGTCGGCGATGACGACGAACTGGTCGCAGCGAACCGAGCCGCTCTGGCCCAGGTCCTCGGGCTGAGAGGAGAACGACTGAGCTTCGTGTCCCAGGTTCACGGAACCAACGTGCACACCATCGAGTCACCGGAGCAGCTCCGCGAAGCTCCCACTACGGCAGATGCCCAGGTCACCACACACGGTGGCATCGGCTTGGCCATCATGGTGGCAGACTGCACACCGATCATGCTCGCGGACCCTAACGCCGGAGTCATCGGCGCGATTCATGCCGGACGCCCCGGAATGGCCGCAGGCGTGGTGGCGGAGACGGTGACCCATATGCGAGACCTGGGTGCCGCGAACATCCACGCGATCATCGGCCCCTCGGTATGCCCACGGTGCTACGAAGTCCCTGCCGCAATGAGGGACGAAGTCGCTGCACTTGAGCCGGTGGCCGCCTCGGTGTCGGTGACCGGGACACCGGCACTCGACGTCGCGGGGGCAGTGGCCGAACAGCTGCGTCGGGAGGACGTGCACATCGACCATTTCTCACGCACCTGCACCCGCGAGTCCGAAGATCTGTTCTCCTATCGCAGGCATCACAGCACAGGCAGATTCGCCGGCGTGGTCTGGCTCCAGGAAGAAATCCCCACGACACACCCATGA
- the ftsZ gene encoding cell division protein FtsZ: MAEFPQSGADIKVAGTGGGGVNAVQRMIDVGLRGVEFIAINTDAQALVLSDADVKLEIGRDQTRGLGAGADPEIGRKAADSSEEAIRDALEGADMVFVTAGEGGGTGTGAAPVVARVARSLGALTIGVVTRPFTFEGRRRSAQAEAGIAALREEVDTLIVIPNDRLLSISDRSVSVVDAFRSADEVLRSGVQGITDLISVPGLINLDFADVKSVMQDAGTALMGIGAATGDDRAVQAAESAIASPLLEASIDGAHGVLFCIQGGADLGLFEVNEAARLVQEAAHPEANIIFGAVIDDNIGDECRVTVIAAGFDNTVAGQESAPAEAAPASIPMATNPSDIESAPPAEDAEPAAPAAAVEPEPRNEDHQIPTSLPNERSTSTSSSFDNDLDIPDFLK; the protein is encoded by the coding sequence TTGGCTGAATTCCCACAATCCGGAGCGGATATCAAAGTTGCCGGTACCGGCGGCGGTGGTGTCAACGCTGTTCAGAGGATGATCGACGTCGGACTGCGCGGCGTGGAGTTCATCGCGATCAACACGGACGCCCAGGCACTCGTGCTCTCGGACGCAGATGTGAAGCTGGAGATCGGCCGCGACCAGACTCGTGGACTCGGTGCCGGTGCTGATCCGGAGATCGGCCGGAAGGCCGCAGACTCCAGCGAGGAAGCCATCCGCGACGCACTCGAGGGTGCCGACATGGTCTTCGTCACCGCCGGTGAAGGCGGCGGAACCGGTACGGGCGCGGCCCCTGTCGTCGCTCGAGTCGCACGATCACTGGGAGCACTGACGATCGGTGTCGTCACCCGCCCCTTCACCTTCGAGGGACGTCGCCGTTCCGCGCAGGCCGAAGCAGGTATCGCAGCACTGCGCGAAGAAGTCGACACCCTCATCGTCATCCCCAACGATCGCCTGCTCTCGATCTCAGACCGCAGCGTCTCCGTCGTCGACGCGTTCCGTTCGGCCGATGAGGTCCTGCGCTCGGGTGTCCAGGGCATCACCGACCTGATCTCCGTCCCCGGCCTGATCAACCTCGACTTCGCCGACGTGAAGTCGGTGATGCAGGACGCCGGAACCGCGCTCATGGGCATCGGAGCCGCCACTGGCGATGACCGTGCCGTCCAGGCCGCCGAGTCCGCCATTGCATCGCCTCTGCTCGAAGCCAGCATCGACGGTGCCCACGGTGTGCTCTTCTGCATCCAGGGCGGTGCTGACCTGGGACTGTTCGAGGTCAACGAGGCTGCTCGTCTGGTGCAGGAAGCGGCACATCCCGAAGCCAACATCATCTTCGGTGCAGTCATCGATGACAACATCGGCGACGAATGCCGCGTCACTGTCATCGCCGCCGGGTTCGACAACACCGTCGCCGGACAGGAATCAGCTCCAGCCGAGGCTGCTCCCGCCTCGATCCCGATGGCAACGAATCCCTCGGACATCGAATCCGCACCACCAGCAGAAGATGCTGAGCCCGCGGCGCCAGCGGCAGCGGTCGAGCCTGAACCTCGCAACGAGGACCATCAGATCCCGACCTCACTGCCCAACGAGCGCAGCACATCCACATCATCGAGCTTCGACAACGACCTCGATATTCCGGATTTCCTGAAGTAA
- a CDS encoding cell division protein FtsQ/DivIB: MVPLPEPRTDDNSTADLTGVIRARRRQVWRSRLILIGAVAAVLIVVAVLWFSPLLALDKVSVKDSRLVDGDKVSAEVLRTAGGTPLPQVRPGAVEKNVLKEFPRAKKASVHYSGPRSLSIEITDRDPVLAITTSDGFELFDDEAVNLGTVKKAPKGVTVLKASGGAPDEETVAAVIRFMAELRPQLRSDLHSIQAKDEKNLSGVIDTGKAKAKVVFGDDSSASLKMRTALQLAADGRTEIDVSVPSVPVTN; the protein is encoded by the coding sequence GTGGTGCCCCTTCCCGAACCGCGCACCGATGACAACTCGACCGCGGACCTCACCGGGGTCATCCGTGCCCGACGGAGACAGGTGTGGCGCTCCCGACTGATCCTCATCGGCGCAGTCGCCGCAGTCCTCATCGTCGTCGCCGTGCTCTGGTTCTCACCCCTGCTGGCGTTGGACAAGGTCAGCGTCAAAGACAGCCGCCTGGTCGACGGCGACAAGGTCTCCGCAGAGGTTCTTCGCACCGCCGGCGGCACACCGCTTCCCCAGGTCCGGCCGGGAGCAGTGGAGAAGAACGTACTCAAGGAGTTCCCTCGTGCGAAGAAGGCCTCGGTGCACTATTCGGGTCCGCGCAGCCTGAGCATCGAAATCACCGACAGGGACCCGGTTCTGGCGATCACCACCAGTGACGGATTCGAGCTCTTCGACGACGAAGCCGTCAACCTGGGCACAGTCAAGAAGGCGCCGAAGGGCGTGACCGTGCTCAAAGCCTCCGGCGGTGCACCCGATGAGGAGACAGTCGCCGCCGTGATCCGATTCATGGCCGAGCTGCGACCACAGCTGCGTTCCGACCTGCACTCGATCCAGGCCAAGGACGAGAAGAACCTCTCAGGGGTCATCGACACCGGAAAGGCAAAGGCGAAAGTAGTCTTCGGAGACGACTCGAGCGCCAGCCTGAAGATGCGCACCGCACTGCAGCTGGCGGCAGACGGACGCACCGAAATCGACGTCTCTGTTCCCTCTGTGCCCGTGACGAACTGA
- the murC gene encoding UDP-N-acetylmuramate--L-alanine ligase: protein MSTPEIVPATELGAVHFIGIGGSGMSGIARIMVMNGVAVSGSDAKGSAVVDVLRTLGARVEIGHSADNLGEADTLVISSAIRKDNPELVEAERRGLRILHRSGALASLMAGKRAVAVAGTHGKTTTTSMTTVALQACGLDPSFVIGGVLSTTGTNAHLGTGDVFVAEADESDGSFLLYEPTVGILTNVEADHLDYYGTPEKVREAFVEFCAGIGADGGTIIACADDPGSLDVAQQARAQGTSVILYGTAESADVRLRELQSGLVSEFVLDIPGQAEPLPVALRQPGTHNALNATAAIAVAHSLGADVVKAASGLGGYGGTRRRFEERGIAAGVRVIDDYAHHPTELRAVLSAARGVVTDEGRVWAIFQPHLYSRTMEFRTEFGEALGLADEVVVLDVFPAREDPVPGVTGALIADRVPHENVTFVESFSEAVPYVAARVRPGDLVLTLGAGDVTILGPELLTALEA, encoded by the coding sequence ATGTCCACACCTGAAATCGTCCCGGCCACAGAACTCGGTGCCGTCCACTTCATCGGAATCGGCGGTTCGGGCATGTCCGGGATCGCACGGATCATGGTCATGAACGGCGTCGCCGTCTCCGGTTCCGATGCCAAGGGGTCAGCAGTCGTCGACGTACTGCGGACGCTGGGCGCCAGAGTCGAGATCGGACACTCGGCGGACAACCTCGGCGAGGCCGACACCCTGGTCATCTCCTCAGCCATCCGCAAGGACAATCCCGAACTCGTCGAAGCTGAACGCAGGGGTTTGCGGATCCTGCATCGCTCGGGTGCCTTGGCCTCGCTGATGGCGGGCAAACGGGCTGTGGCTGTGGCCGGAACCCATGGCAAGACCACAACGACGTCAATGACGACCGTCGCGCTGCAGGCGTGTGGGCTCGACCCCTCGTTCGTCATCGGGGGAGTGCTCTCAACCACGGGCACCAACGCTCACCTGGGGACCGGAGACGTCTTCGTGGCAGAAGCCGACGAATCTGACGGCTCCTTCCTGCTCTACGAACCCACCGTCGGCATCCTCACCAACGTCGAAGCGGACCACCTGGACTACTACGGGACCCCGGAGAAGGTGCGGGAGGCGTTCGTCGAATTCTGTGCCGGGATCGGCGCCGACGGGGGCACCATCATCGCCTGCGCAGATGACCCTGGTTCGCTCGACGTCGCACAGCAGGCTCGGGCGCAGGGAACATCGGTCATCCTCTACGGCACCGCGGAGTCAGCAGATGTGCGACTGCGCGAACTTCAATCTGGTCTGGTCTCGGAATTCGTTCTCGACATCCCGGGACAGGCAGAGCCCTTGCCGGTGGCACTGCGGCAGCCGGGCACCCACAACGCCCTCAACGCGACGGCTGCGATCGCCGTCGCCCACAGCCTCGGTGCCGACGTGGTCAAGGCGGCCAGCGGGCTCGGAGGCTATGGAGGAACTCGGCGCCGTTTCGAAGAACGCGGAATCGCCGCGGGAGTGCGCGTCATCGACGACTATGCCCACCACCCGACTGAGCTTCGCGCCGTGCTCAGCGCGGCCCGCGGGGTCGTCACCGACGAAGGTCGGGTGTGGGCGATCTTCCAACCGCATCTGTACTCACGCACGATGGAGTTCCGGACCGAATTCGGCGAGGCGCTCGGTCTTGCCGACGAGGTGGTCGTCCTCGACGTGTTCCCCGCCCGGGAGGACCCCGTGCCAGGTGTCACCGGTGCACTCATCGCCGATCGTGTCCCACACGAGAACGTGACCTTCGTCGAGTCCTTCAGCGAAGCAGTGCCGTACGTGGCGGCACGAGTGCGCCCCGGCGACCTCGTACTCACCCTCGGCGCCGGGGATGTGACGATCCTCGGCCCTGAGCTGCTCACCGCGCTGGAGGCCTGA
- a CDS encoding UDP-N-acetylglucosamine--N-acetylmuramyl-(pentapeptide) pyrophosphoryl-undecaprenol N-acetylglucosamine transferase — protein sequence MTSILLAGGGTTGHISPMLAIGRELRASHPEWDVFALGTADGLEADIVPKAGFELLTIDKVPMPRSISPAALKFPKRFAANISHVKKIIAERDVKAVVGVGGYVCPPAFIAAKQAKIPLLVHEANAKPGMANRLGAALTKPGLVGVTFPDTKLRNSTLVGMPMPTEIATLDRSDSAQRQAWRADLGLRDDKPVLVVTGGSSGAQRINDAFLAAAPLCQDAGVQVLHITGAGKDDALREAAAQLPDYHVVDYVDGMHRAYAVADLLVARSGAATVSEATVVGVPALYVPLAIGNGEQRLNAAGSVKAGASQLVDNAEFSPSTVTDQILPLVNDRARLDAMSAAALDLHYPTNAAATMATIVTRVLRG from the coding sequence ATGACGAGCATTCTCCTCGCCGGTGGAGGCACCACCGGACACATATCGCCCATGCTGGCGATCGGCCGTGAACTGCGCGCCAGCCATCCCGAGTGGGACGTCTTCGCGCTGGGAACCGCGGACGGGCTCGAAGCCGACATCGTTCCGAAGGCCGGCTTCGAACTCCTCACCATCGACAAGGTTCCCATGCCGCGTTCGATCTCGCCCGCCGCGCTGAAGTTCCCCAAACGATTCGCCGCCAATATCTCCCACGTCAAGAAGATCATCGCCGAGCGTGACGTCAAGGCTGTGGTCGGAGTCGGCGGGTACGTCTGCCCTCCGGCGTTCATCGCAGCCAAGCAGGCGAAGATCCCACTGCTCGTCCACGAAGCCAATGCGAAGCCCGGAATGGCGAACCGCCTCGGCGCGGCCCTGACCAAGCCGGGACTGGTCGGGGTCACATTCCCCGACACGAAGCTGCGCAATTCCACGCTGGTCGGCATGCCGATGCCGACCGAGATCGCCACACTGGACCGCAGCGACTCCGCCCAACGACAGGCATGGCGGGCCGACCTCGGTCTGAGGGATGACAAACCCGTCCTGGTCGTGACCGGCGGGTCCTCTGGGGCACAGCGCATCAACGACGCCTTCCTCGCCGCGGCACCACTGTGCCAGGACGCCGGGGTCCAGGTCCTGCACATCACCGGAGCCGGCAAGGACGACGCCCTGCGCGAGGCCGCTGCCCAGCTGCCTGACTATCACGTCGTCGACTACGTCGACGGAATGCACAGGGCATACGCGGTCGCGGACCTGCTCGTGGCGCGTTCAGGTGCCGCCACCGTCTCCGAAGCCACCGTGGTCGGGGTGCCCGCCCTCTATGTTCCCCTGGCCATCGGCAACGGCGAACAGCGCCTCAACGCAGCAGGCAGCGTCAAAGCCGGAGCATCACAGCTCGTCGACAATGCGGAATTCTCCCCGTCGACCGTGACCGATCAGATACTGCCGCTGGTGAACGACCGAGCCCGCTTGGACGCCATGAGCGCAGCTGCCCTCGACCTGCACTATCCGACCAACGCCGCGGCCACCATGGCCACAATCGTCACCCGCGTTCTGAGAGGTTGA
- the ftsW gene encoding putative lipid II flippase FtsW, producing MGRQTTAKPHAKRKPQAVKPQSQQKSQPQRKPRSQQKPPSQSKPRAQQTTQTSQKPTAKMSAPTQSAEKKQAAKKRAPKKTSGAGASRTDKQSTSARSAQTTDPKSRPTTSAVRTMLSSVRREFGRVSAYPLTTYYLILVSVLALTSLGLVMVLSASSITSYDGGEGSSFAYFNKQAGFVALGAILMVAASFFPVHVWRKLSWGALLLGVVMQASVFIPGLGKSTKGNANWIQFGGFQLQPSEFLKIALAVWLGAVLASKYGKMTTFGHAMIPVVPGIVLAIGLVVGGNDLGTALVLMAMALVCLFIGFFPWKYFLLLFGGLGAVAAFFVFSSENRLNRITAALTGHADQTASDITGQAWQSNHGLFSLASGGWLGVGLGASREKWSWLPEAHNDFIFAIIGEELGLLGSLAVILMFVALACGMIRVILRSKSRFIQITTAGLFAWLIGQAAINIAVVTGLLPVIGLPLPFVSYGGSSIVASLLAVGVILSFARTEDGARAAIKVHKDRVRSSFAVLARKRKK from the coding sequence ATGGGACGGCAGACAACCGCGAAGCCGCACGCCAAGCGCAAGCCACAGGCCGTGAAACCGCAGTCACAGCAGAAGTCTCAGCCGCAGCGGAAGCCGCGGTCCCAGCAGAAGCCGCCGTCGCAGTCGAAGCCTCGCGCACAGCAGACGACTCAGACGTCGCAGAAGCCGACAGCGAAGATGTCTGCCCCGACGCAGTCCGCTGAGAAGAAGCAGGCAGCCAAGAAGCGAGCGCCGAAGAAGACCTCTGGAGCCGGAGCCTCACGGACTGACAAGCAGTCGACGAGCGCCCGCAGCGCACAGACGACCGATCCCAAGAGTCGGCCGACGACAAGTGCCGTACGGACGATGCTGTCGTCTGTGCGCCGTGAGTTCGGTCGAGTCTCCGCCTACCCGCTCACGACCTACTATCTGATTCTCGTCTCGGTCCTCGCGCTGACGTCTCTCGGACTCGTCATGGTCCTCTCTGCGTCCTCGATCACCTCCTACGACGGGGGAGAGGGATCGTCCTTCGCCTACTTCAACAAGCAGGCAGGGTTCGTCGCGTTGGGCGCCATCCTCATGGTCGCGGCCTCGTTCTTCCCGGTGCACGTCTGGCGGAAGCTGTCATGGGGAGCGCTGCTGCTCGGCGTTGTCATGCAGGCCTCCGTCTTCATCCCCGGACTCGGCAAGTCGACGAAGGGCAACGCCAACTGGATCCAGTTCGGCGGCTTCCAACTCCAGCCCTCGGAATTCCTCAAGATCGCCCTGGCCGTGTGGTTGGGAGCCGTGCTGGCCAGCAAATACGGAAAGATGACGACCTTCGGCCACGCCATGATCCCCGTCGTCCCGGGCATCGTCCTCGCAATCGGCCTCGTCGTCGGCGGCAACGACCTCGGCACGGCACTGGTGCTCATGGCCATGGCCCTCGTGTGTCTGTTCATCGGCTTCTTCCCATGGAAGTACTTCCTCCTGCTCTTCGGCGGTTTGGGTGCTGTTGCCGCGTTCTTCGTCTTCAGTTCGGAGAACCGACTCAACCGCATCACCGCGGCACTCACCGGCCACGCCGATCAGACTGCCTCCGACATCACCGGCCAGGCCTGGCAGTCCAACCACGGACTGTTCTCGTTGGCCTCGGGCGGCTGGCTGGGAGTGGGGCTCGGGGCCAGTCGAGAGAAATGGTCCTGGCTTCCCGAAGCTCACAACGACTTCATCTTCGCCATCATCGGTGAGGAGCTCGGCCTGCTCGGCTCGTTGGCCGTGATTCTGATGTTCGTGGCACTGGCCTGCGGAATGATTCGGGTGATTCTGCGCTCGAAGTCCAGATTCATCCAGATCACCACGGCCGGACTCTTCGCCTGGCTGATCGGCCAAGCCGCAATCAACATCGCTGTCGTGACCGGGCTTCTGCCGGTCATCGGCCTGCCCCTGCCCTTCGTGTCCTACGGCGGATCCTCCATCGTCGCGTCCCTGCTCGCGGTCGGGGTGATACTGTCCTTCGCCAGAACCGAGGACGGAGCCCGGGCCGCGATCAAGGTGCACAAAGACCGAGTGAGATCATCGTTCGCCGTACTTGCCAGAAAGAGAAAGAAGTGA
- the murD gene encoding UDP-N-acetylmuramoyl-L-alanine--D-glutamate ligase: MAENPRTDYPNADAIPAALEGPSSSLDGLRILVTGLGVTGFPAAVHLGERGADVIVVDGDEHADVSEKVQILEVFDVDIRRGEQHVTALPEEALDLVVTSPGWRPDHPLLLAAAEAGVPVIGEVELAWRIRGTNDAAWLAITGTNGKTTTTTMLESMLLANGMKAKACGNIGAPLLEAVLEPGLEVLAIELSSFQLHWQYSLSADAAAVLNIAPDHLDWHGSADAYEAAKAKIYHQAKTACIYNVADEATLHMVEEADVVEGAKAVGFTTGIPRPGELGVVEDILVDRAFIPQRYSSAAELASLDDVAAATGVPGRAPADHQVANALAAAALARSIGVPGQAISEGLKNHSLGAHRMVTVAESNGITWVDDSKATNTHAANASLGSFDPIVWIAGGLPKGADFTSLFAEHGHRLRALVLIGSDDSAFRDAIAATVPELDVIRIEPALAVDSGVPRRRGEAVVAAAVEAAAGIATSGDTVLLAPAAASMDQFLNYNTRGELFTQAVHAHLGS, from the coding sequence TTGGCTGAGAATCCCCGCACGGACTATCCGAACGCCGACGCGATCCCGGCCGCACTCGAAGGGCCGAGCTCCTCATTGGACGGCCTGCGGATCCTTGTCACCGGTCTCGGTGTGACGGGATTCCCCGCGGCGGTCCACCTCGGCGAACGTGGCGCAGATGTCATCGTCGTCGACGGTGATGAGCATGCCGACGTCAGCGAGAAGGTCCAGATCCTCGAGGTCTTCGACGTCGACATCCGCCGCGGTGAGCAGCACGTCACCGCACTGCCCGAGGAGGCTCTCGACCTGGTCGTGACATCCCCGGGGTGGCGGCCCGACCACCCCTTGCTTCTGGCCGCCGCCGAGGCGGGCGTGCCCGTGATCGGCGAAGTCGAGTTGGCATGGCGCATCCGTGGCACCAACGACGCCGCCTGGTTGGCCATCACCGGCACCAACGGCAAGACCACGACCACGACGATGCTCGAATCGATGCTCTTGGCCAACGGTATGAAGGCCAAGGCGTGCGGAAACATCGGTGCACCGCTGCTCGAGGCCGTCCTCGAACCGGGCCTTGAGGTCCTGGCGATCGAACTCTCGAGCTTCCAGCTCCACTGGCAGTATTCGCTGAGCGCCGATGCCGCGGCCGTGCTCAATATCGCCCCCGATCATCTGGACTGGCACGGCAGCGCCGACGCCTACGAGGCTGCGAAGGCCAAGATCTACCACCAGGCGAAGACCGCGTGCATCTACAACGTCGCCGACGAGGCGACCCTGCACATGGTCGAAGAGGCCGACGTCGTCGAGGGCGCTAAGGCCGTCGGCTTCACCACCGGCATTCCGCGTCCGGGAGAGCTGGGCGTCGTCGAAGACATCCTCGTCGATCGTGCCTTCATCCCACAGCGCTACTCCTCGGCCGCCGAGCTCGCCTCCTTGGACGATGTCGCCGCGGCGACTGGAGTTCCCGGACGTGCCCCTGCAGACCACCAAGTTGCGAACGCACTTGCGGCAGCGGCCCTGGCACGGAGCATCGGAGTACCCGGACAGGCGATCTCGGAGGGACTGAAGAACCATTCGCTCGGAGCCCACCGGATGGTCACCGTCGCAGAGAGCAACGGGATCACCTGGGTCGATGATTCGAAGGCGACGAACACTCACGCAGCCAATGCTTCGCTGGGCAGCTTCGACCCGATCGTCTGGATCGCCGGGGGACTGCCCAAGGGGGCGGACTTCACCTCGCTGTTCGCCGAGCACGGGCACCGACTGCGTGCACTGGTCCTCATCGGTTCCGACGACTCAGCCTTCCGCGATGCCATTGCGGCGACGGTTCCCGAACTCGACGTGATCCGGATCGAACCCGCACTCGCCGTGGACTCGGGCGTGCCGCGACGTCGTGGCGAAGCCGTGGTCGCTGCCGCAGTGGAAGCCGCTGCGGGCATCGCCACCTCCGGTGACACCGTCCTGTTGGCTCCTGCTGCAGCAAGTATGGACCAATTCCTCAACTACAACACTCGAGGTGAACTCTTCACTCAGGCTGTCCACGCACACCTGGGGAGCTGA